One genomic window of uncultured delta proteobacterium includes the following:
- the zupT gene encoding Zinc transporter ZupT: protein MDDTILLAFGLTAFAGLSTGIGALFAFCTKRANTRFLSAALGFSAGVMLYVSFVEILVKARDALTAHWGHPAGAWAAVGSFFAGVAVIAVIDKLVPAEANPHEIHNIAALAPCPVEPDGRDAGQGGSASPPPGMASDGPAADRDPAKLHRMGLFTALAIAIHNFPEGLATFTATLTDPSLGFAIAIAIAIHNIPEGIAVAVPIYFATGDRKKAFFHAFLSGLAEPVGALVGFLILLPFFSPAVFGMLFGSVAGIMVFISLDELLPTAEEYGEHHLCIYGAIAGMALMAVSLLLFM, encoded by the coding sequence ATGGACGATACTATCCTGCTCGCTTTCGGGCTGACGGCTTTTGCCGGGCTTTCCACCGGGATCGGCGCGCTTTTCGCCTTTTGCACCAAACGGGCGAACACGCGCTTCCTTTCCGCTGCCCTGGGGTTTTCCGCCGGGGTCATGCTGTACGTTTCCTTCGTGGAGATACTGGTCAAGGCGCGCGATGCCCTGACGGCCCATTGGGGCCACCCCGCCGGGGCATGGGCCGCCGTGGGCTCGTTTTTCGCGGGCGTCGCGGTTATCGCCGTCATCGACAAACTGGTCCCGGCTGAGGCCAACCCGCACGAGATCCATAATATCGCGGCCCTTGCGCCGTGCCCCGTCGAGCCGGACGGGCGGGACGCCGGGCAGGGCGGCAGCGCAAGCCCGCCGCCGGGCATGGCCTCCGACGGCCCGGCCGCCGACCGTGACCCGGCCAAACTGCACCGCATGGGCCTGTTTACGGCGCTGGCCATCGCCATCCACAACTTTCCGGAAGGGCTCGCCACCTTCACCGCCACACTGACGGACCCATCTCTCGGCTTCGCCATCGCCATCGCCATCGCCATCCACAACATACCGGAAGGCATTGCGGTGGCCGTGCCCATTTATTTCGCCACCGGCGACCGGAAAAAGGCTTTTTTCCACGCTTTCCTGTCCGGCCTTGCCGAGCCGGTGGGCGCTCTCGTCGGCTTTCTCATCCTGCTGCCGTTCTTTTCCCCGGCGGTTTTCGGGATGCTGTTCGGCTCCGTTGCCGGGATCATGGTCTTTATCTCCCTGGACGAACTCCTGCCCACTGCCGAGGAATACGGCGAACACCACCTGTGCATTTACGGCGCCATCGCGGGCATGGCCCTCATGGCCGTGTCGCTCCTGCTGTTCATGTAA
- a CDS encoding exported hypothetical protein (Evidence 5 : No homology to any previously reported sequences), with protein MMQRFVSAFRSAPRHARMALALACLLLCLPVASFAAQDKGLVVTPLGDDLGRGEGDAAPANRLPGESVPFFNQGGTAGQEQTPPRDDSTAGDLGTSASGGPPPALQEPPSYKDGIIMAYLVELMRKQGKPCPSGAQPPVPPSLLFSEPLCRVAESVGKGVEFPAAYEQQGLYASRWRMFSATDQPAQQVATRLREQHCEALLEPYTHIGAWRGANGWRIVLATLTEKPAATPGAEPQAAPQSASPPQSTSPVGVTPPAPAAAPQTGATPVAPAATSAAEPQPVKAESQAGRAEPQTPPLEYAVPAAKAAAGQTAPAPASTPAPQTPAPATPQPGTAPRPDLAPLSGMAPAAAPTAPAPAQAVPVQAAPAEAASRVSGQEARALFQLMNDLRAKGGSCLGKPSRTAPPLAFDAGLQAAAEKEAADAAAKGSFGTMLGASPDMAGGAVGYRGAKVSKLTATSRPPASVVLDVWMVNPARCDALLSSEYQDAGAAYVDGYWVVLMGQRVAPSPAAAPAGK; from the coding sequence ATGATGCAACGTTTTGTTTCTGCCTTTCGGAGCGCGCCGCGCCATGCCCGCATGGCGCTCGCGCTCGCCTGTCTTTTGCTCTGCCTGCCCGTGGCCTCGTTTGCCGCGCAGGACAAGGGGCTTGTGGTGACCCCCCTCGGCGACGATCTCGGCCGCGGAGAGGGTGATGCCGCTCCCGCCAACCGTTTGCCGGGCGAATCCGTGCCGTTCTTCAATCAGGGCGGCACCGCCGGTCAGGAGCAGACGCCGCCACGGGACGACTCCACCGCCGGCGATCTGGGCACGAGCGCCTCGGGCGGCCCGCCGCCGGCGTTGCAGGAGCCGCCTTCGTACAAAGACGGCATCATCATGGCCTATCTCGTGGAACTCATGCGCAAACAGGGCAAACCCTGCCCTTCGGGCGCGCAGCCTCCGGTGCCGCCATCCCTGCTTTTTTCGGAACCGTTGTGCCGCGTTGCCGAGTCCGTGGGGAAAGGTGTGGAATTTCCCGCCGCCTATGAGCAACAGGGCCTGTATGCCTCGCGCTGGCGCATGTTCAGCGCCACCGACCAGCCTGCCCAGCAGGTGGCGACGCGCCTGCGGGAACAGCACTGCGAAGCGTTGCTCGAACCCTATACCCATATCGGCGCATGGCGGGGCGCCAACGGCTGGCGCATCGTTCTGGCCACGCTGACGGAAAAACCGGCCGCGACCCCCGGAGCCGAGCCGCAAGCCGCGCCCCAATCCGCGTCTCCGCCCCAATCCACATCTCCGGTAGGCGTAACGCCCCCGGCCCCAGCCGCGGCGCCACAGACAGGGGCCACGCCCGTGGCTCCCGCCGCGACGAGCGCCGCGGAACCGCAACCGGTCAAAGCGGAATCGCAAGCAGGCAGGGCGGAACCGCAGACGCCTCCTCTGGAATATGCCGTTCCCGCCGCCAAGGCGGCTGCCGGGCAGACCGCTCCGGCACCGGCCTCCACTCCCGCGCCGCAGACCCCGGCACCGGCAACCCCGCAGCCGGGCACCGCGCCCCGGCCCGACCTCGCACCGCTGTCCGGCATGGCCCCGGCTGCCGCGCCCACGGCACCCGCTCCGGCACAGGCCGTTCCCGTACAGGCCGCGCCCGCTGAGGCCGCCTCGCGCGTTTCCGGGCAGGAGGCGCGGGCCCTGTTCCAACTCATGAACGATCTCAGGGCCAAAGGCGGCTCGTGTCTGGGCAAACCTTCGCGGACGGCGCCCCCCCTGGCTTTCGATGCCGGTCTTCAGGCCGCTGCCGAAAAGGAAGCCGCGGATGCCGCCGCCAAGGGCAGCTTCGGCACGATGCTCGGTGCTTCGCCGGACATGGCGGGCGGCGCTGTGGGCTATCGCGGGGCGAAAGTTTCCAAGCTCACGGCCACGAGCCGTCCCCCGGCCTCGGTCGTGCTGGATGTGTGGATGGTCAACCCCGCGCGTTGTGACGCGCTCCTGTCCTCGGAGTACCAGGATGCCGGGGCCGCCTATGTGGACGGGTATTGGGTCGTCCTGATGGGGCAACGCGTCGCGCCGTCCCCGGCAGCCGCCCCGGCGGGAAAATAA
- a CDS encoding Uncharacterized Fe-S center protein, protein MTQTRSVRKTAKSPDPAKVFFANLRARGPRENKLAKIAALFAKAGFDARIPKDALTAVKVHVGERGNDTFLSPVLVRKVVDCIKAAGGNPFITDTNTLYKGSRHNAVDHIATAIEHGFGYATVGAPFIVADGLRSTSYEKVVIRKKHFASVKIASAIVAAQSMIVLSHFKGHELAGFGGAVKNLAMGCTPSQGKCDQHASRFMVQEEKCIGCGACIASCPENAISFIKRDKRKVAAIDKARCIGCGECLTVCKPKAVWIDWKTEVGPFNERMAEYALGAVAGKEKTTGYINFLLNVTPDCDCVPWSDSPLVPDIGILASTDPVALDSACFDLVNREAGHSHSLLEKGHAPGEDKFTGVWKHTCGEVQLNHAEKIGLGTRTYTLVTI, encoded by the coding sequence ATGACGCAAACACGTTCTGTCCGCAAGACCGCAAAATCTCCTGATCCGGCAAAGGTCTTTTTCGCAAATCTGCGCGCGCGAGGCCCCAGGGAAAACAAGCTCGCGAAAATCGCCGCGCTTTTCGCCAAGGCGGGGTTCGACGCCCGCATCCCCAAGGATGCCCTGACCGCCGTCAAGGTGCACGTGGGCGAACGCGGCAACGACACCTTTCTGAGCCCGGTCCTTGTCCGCAAGGTTGTGGATTGCATCAAGGCCGCCGGCGGCAACCCCTTTATCACGGATACCAACACCCTGTACAAGGGCAGCCGCCACAACGCGGTGGACCATATCGCCACCGCGATCGAGCACGGCTTCGGCTACGCGACGGTCGGCGCGCCGTTCATCGTCGCGGACGGGCTGCGCAGCACCAGTTACGAAAAGGTCGTCATCCGCAAAAAGCATTTCGCCTCGGTCAAAATCGCCTCGGCCATTGTGGCGGCCCAGTCCATGATCGTGCTGTCCCATTTCAAGGGGCACGAGTTGGCGGGGTTCGGCGGGGCCGTCAAGAATTTGGCCATGGGCTGCACGCCCTCGCAGGGCAAGTGCGATCAGCACGCCTCGCGCTTCATGGTGCAGGAGGAAAAGTGCATCGGGTGCGGCGCGTGCATCGCGAGCTGCCCGGAGAACGCCATCAGTTTTATCAAACGGGACAAGCGCAAGGTCGCGGCCATCGACAAGGCCCGCTGTATCGGCTGCGGCGAGTGCCTGACGGTCTGCAAACCCAAGGCCGTGTGGATTGACTGGAAAACCGAGGTCGGCCCCTTTAACGAACGCATGGCGGAATATGCCCTCGGCGCGGTGGCGGGCAAGGAAAAAACAACGGGCTACATCAATTTCCTGCTCAACGTCACGCCGGATTGCGACTGCGTGCCCTGGAGCGACTCCCCTCTGGTGCCGGATATCGGCATCCTGGCCTCGACCGACCCCGTGGCGCTCGACAGCGCCTGCTTCGATCTGGTGAACCGGGAGGCCGGGCACAGCCACTCGCTGCTGGAAAAGGGGCATGCGCCCGGCGAGGACAAGTTCACGGGCGTGTGGAAACACACCTGCGGCGAAGTGCAGCTCAACCATGCCGAAAAAATAGGGCTGGGCACGCGCACGTATACATTGGTGACGATTTAG
- a CDS encoding exported hypothetical protein (Evidence 5 : No homology to any previously reported sequences), which yields MALFFISTALGKLPVTRTARFFAAVCLVALLLPPGAAAAEKISLRYLRGVHVLQQMTPGASWPAVSVPRQVRTHDTTSALLAHRDTAFVLESVSRDLTAAMKTGKYPESGYYAAQALSLLGRHAEAAEAMKTYLAKAPFREADYLFLVRELYAAADYSGTLAQAQAWEARSHATDNLCSEERLAYTWGSLQAMRRYREAMEEVLSDPCASWRGQVFFAKSSLDLGDAEGAQARIEAAIKIFPDKRPEIENLWDRLAASALYP from the coding sequence ATGGCGCTCTTTTTTATCAGCACAGCCTTGGGGAAGCTGCCTGTCACGCGGACCGCGCGGTTTTTCGCCGCCGTCTGCCTTGTCGCGCTCCTTTTGCCCCCCGGCGCCGCTGCCGCCGAAAAAATATCCCTCCGGTACCTCAGGGGCGTCCACGTCCTGCAGCAGATGACCCCCGGCGCCTCCTGGCCCGCCGTTTCCGTCCCCCGCCAGGTCAGAACCCACGACACGACCAGCGCCCTGCTGGCCCACCGCGACACGGCCTTTGTCCTGGAATCCGTTTCCCGCGATCTCACGGCGGCCATGAAAACCGGCAAATATCCGGAATCGGGATACTACGCCGCCCAGGCCCTGTCCCTGCTCGGCAGACACGCGGAAGCGGCGGAAGCCATGAAAACATACCTCGCCAAAGCCCCGTTCCGCGAGGCCGATTATCTTTTCCTCGTCCGCGAACTCTACGCCGCCGCCGATTACAGCGGTACGCTCGCCCAGGCCCAGGCCTGGGAAGCCCGCAGCCACGCCACGGACAACCTGTGCTCCGAGGAACGCCTCGCCTACACCTGGGGCAGCCTCCAGGCCATGCGCCGGTATCGGGAAGCCATGGAAGAGGTGCTCTCCGACCCCTGCGCGTCGTGGCGCGGCCAGGTGTTTTTCGCAAAATCCAGCCTGGACCTGGGCGACGCGGAAGGGGCGCAGGCCCGCATCGAGGCCGCCATCAAAATTTTTCCGGACAAGCGCCCGGAAATAGAAAACTTGTGGGACCGGCTCGCCGCTTCGGCGCTGTACCCGTGA
- a CDS encoding hypothetical protein (Evidence 5 : No homology to any previously reported sequences) → MPETMPEKPKAPLCPSLCIKGAAFALVVTGAVFLAVFIAATLPEKTTGWQAALPTASMSEAEAEAALLRAQYLHEAAVRPRLIRAGFFSTNDVTGKRNPHGAYHNENAFSETLVRALWNVRPFPELHDAFLTALLDTKTDPRERAAAFSRHAGFLAATAEAIAYKNSDGYRARDSYDRNWNAEKAETWFEYFRYDPRVQYGDDGERRYSSRRETAKDAATAVAEFDAKLALARQVLPMVLADVRKEMAAQATFAEGKPRGGTGKARGGAPSPERYLEELSGTINEAVRAMWRERANPAFLPLAKDMLNSGEGTVIQRYEAVPLIAQKPGLPLSEYLFWQQYKEDLASVTACVGTSPSSYAYLLGCMDKLMTATTSEMKARGSFLLGGQTGPGVTMTRTGAFAPARNLSGSLYLLADMGLAMKDAPAYDLDRAYPIFRGTLYRYMENQPLVLPLNPDNPKDAAVITWYADKGWYQGRTLLFSAVGSPADMARHWASVHLLWWPSGKGKADADPDLAYLHPVSGHFMTGLVPQLKGKGVSRFLGPVTGLWFGRRNVDKNGWFDEKFEARPEAAPATAAAPRTPLRSPLLDWFAKETTQGDTEQTEKPLPVQTAPAYSEATATIILSKEVRKATGDAYRYNYRIILAREIDAKFKDDKAAPMDVFSFVDNAVTMLSEWGLTNGREVTPATEYLWRFRNDPALEKRVRDILSDTKQRPYERMRKVRRALGLPEKTS, encoded by the coding sequence ATGCCTGAGACCATGCCCGAAAAACCCAAGGCCCCGCTCTGCCCGTCACTCTGCATCAAGGGCGCGGCGTTTGCCCTGGTCGTGACCGGGGCGGTGTTCCTTGCCGTTTTCATCGCCGCCACCCTGCCGGAAAAGACCACGGGCTGGCAGGCCGCGCTTCCCACCGCATCCATGTCCGAGGCGGAAGCAGAGGCCGCGCTCCTGCGCGCGCAATACCTGCACGAAGCCGCCGTCAGGCCGCGCCTTATCCGGGCCGGCTTTTTCTCCACCAACGACGTGACCGGCAAGCGGAACCCCCACGGAGCATACCATAACGAGAACGCCTTTTCGGAAACGCTGGTCCGCGCGCTCTGGAACGTGCGCCCGTTTCCGGAACTGCACGACGCGTTCCTGACCGCGCTTCTCGACACGAAGACGGACCCAAGGGAACGCGCGGCCGCGTTCTCCCGCCATGCCGGTTTCCTTGCCGCCACGGCCGAGGCCATCGCGTACAAAAACAGCGACGGATACCGGGCGCGCGACTCCTATGACCGGAACTGGAACGCTGAAAAGGCCGAAACCTGGTTCGAATATTTCCGCTACGACCCGCGCGTGCAATACGGTGACGACGGGGAACGGCGGTACTCTTCCCGGCGGGAAACGGCAAAGGACGCCGCCACGGCCGTCGCGGAATTCGATGCGAAGCTCGCCCTGGCCCGCCAGGTCCTGCCCATGGTCCTGGCGGACGTGCGAAAAGAGATGGCCGCCCAAGCGACTTTTGCGGAGGGCAAACCGCGAGGCGGCACGGGCAAGGCCCGGGGCGGCGCTCCCTCACCGGAGCGGTACCTGGAAGAACTGAGCGGCACCATCAACGAGGCCGTGCGCGCCATGTGGCGGGAACGCGCCAACCCCGCCTTCCTCCCCCTGGCCAAGGATATGCTCAATTCCGGCGAAGGCACGGTTATCCAACGTTACGAGGCCGTTCCGCTCATCGCCCAAAAACCCGGTCTGCCGCTTTCCGAATATTTATTCTGGCAGCAGTACAAAGAGGATCTGGCCTCCGTCACCGCCTGCGTGGGCACGTCCCCCTCGTCCTACGCCTATCTCCTGGGCTGCATGGACAAGCTCATGACCGCCACCACCAGCGAAATGAAGGCGCGCGGCTCCTTCCTGCTGGGCGGGCAGACCGGCCCCGGCGTCACCATGACCCGGACCGGCGCTTTTGCTCCGGCGCGCAATCTTTCCGGCAGCCTCTACCTGCTCGCGGACATGGGCCTTGCCATGAAAGACGCCCCCGCCTACGACCTTGACCGGGCCTACCCCATTTTCCGGGGCACGCTCTACCGGTATATGGAAAACCAGCCCCTGGTCCTGCCGCTCAACCCGGACAACCCCAAGGACGCCGCCGTCATCACATGGTACGCGGACAAAGGCTGGTACCAGGGCCGCACGCTGCTGTTCAGCGCGGTCGGTTCCCCGGCGGATATGGCGCGGCATTGGGCTTCCGTCCACCTGCTCTGGTGGCCGAGCGGCAAGGGCAAGGCGGACGCGGACCCGGATCTGGCCTACCTTCACCCCGTGAGCGGGCATTTCATGACCGGCCTTGTTCCGCAGCTCAAGGGCAAGGGCGTGTCCCGGTTCCTCGGCCCGGTTACCGGGCTCTGGTTCGGCAGGCGGAACGTGGACAAAAACGGCTGGTTCGATGAAAAGTTCGAGGCCAGACCGGAAGCCGCGCCCGCGACAGCGGCCGCGCCCCGAACCCCGCTGCGCTCGCCGCTTCTCGACTGGTTCGCCAAAGAAACCACGCAGGGGGATACGGAGCAAACGGAAAAACCGCTGCCGGTCCAGACGGCCCCCGCCTATTCGGAAGCCACGGCCACCATCATCCTGAGCAAAGAGGTCCGCAAGGCCACGGGCGACGCGTACCGGTATAACTACAGGATAATCCTGGCACGGGAGATAGACGCCAAATTCAAGGACGACAAGGCCGCGCCCATGGATGTGTTCTCCTTTGTGGACAACGCCGTGACCATGCTGAGTGAATGGGGCCTTACCAACGGCAGGGAAGTCACTCCCGCCACGGAATACCTCTGGCGGTTCCGCAACGATCCGGCGCTGGAAAAGCGCGTCCGCGACATTCTTTCCGATACCAAACAGCGCCCGTACGAGCGGATGCGTAAAGTGCGGCGGGCTCTCGGCCTGCCGGAGAAAACGAGCTGA
- a CDS encoding exported hypothetical protein (Evidence 5 : No homology to any previously reported sequences), producing the protein MKNTTHLPSLFRSLLAAGFAAGLLLAPAQAAEAATTAPAAATGAQAQDAAAEHTALLDELAKRAEERALFAAQTAPRLSSAFRDSRYRHRTDMAENLADALWELRSNPAVQKEWLEKLAGPDLDVRKRESMLREFESFWEETHYLAETLGRQDSRKGNLWTKFRGRYLPDPPNSDGGKQPGRPTHIYARTAETLKQAKAREALFADALVLNNALRQAKAGRHDIREYLGPLLKLKDMPDELQLAATLVGNEDIPRDRVLGLMQKLATDPAAARREIADAGKIAALEGRYLFATRMEGARDFVLLPLAGILPDAVRAVEKPGTIPLAAYEKTETEKTLSRKRMKELLPEDFRLRSEDGKSMVPLPFLEKGERLYMLLPEGPGARIFAGTPLDALAYVGPRVAEYAPDTAETLFAPFFMGNRGKDTYLIAAACGPEELAAHLGSLSVVSSAREKSLYGPFADFVWKEEDQRRWRIHSKHLKEKLPKDIPGETFRLAAVGDANALIALAPLADKKGLERLMGPIRGVWTKDNGRYDAEPWAEMRYAPSAKAEPFALGKSPVLGLNTTALKALIAGQEKYLVRAWADYALRGREEAADDDRRKEQYRAAIVETEAKFAAMHARGFVSPMDAGTALYLLEEFRKDAVKLEAMRAVLDDTAKSSARRVAAMQAIAYN; encoded by the coding sequence ATGAAAAATACGACCCACCTTCCCTCCCTGTTCCGCTCCCTTCTTGCCGCCGGGTTCGCGGCCGGGCTCCTGCTCGCCCCGGCCCAGGCCGCCGAGGCCGCCACAACAGCCCCTGCCGCCGCAACCGGCGCCCAGGCCCAGGATGCGGCGGCGGAACACACAGCGCTACTGGACGAACTTGCCAAGCGGGCCGAAGAAAGAGCTCTGTTCGCCGCGCAAACGGCGCCCCGCCTCTCCTCGGCGTTCCGCGATTCCCGCTACCGTCACCGCACCGATATGGCGGAAAACCTTGCCGACGCACTCTGGGAACTTCGCTCCAACCCGGCCGTCCAAAAGGAATGGCTGGAAAAGCTGGCCGGGCCGGACCTGGACGTCAGGAAGCGGGAGAGCATGTTGCGGGAGTTTGAATCCTTCTGGGAAGAAACCCACTACCTCGCGGAAACGCTGGGACGTCAGGACTCCCGGAAGGGCAACCTGTGGACGAAATTTCGCGGCAGGTATCTTCCCGATCCCCCCAATTCCGATGGCGGCAAACAACCCGGCCGCCCCACGCACATTTACGCCCGGACCGCCGAAACGCTCAAACAGGCCAAAGCCCGTGAGGCGCTCTTCGCCGACGCCCTGGTTCTCAACAATGCGTTGCGCCAGGCAAAGGCCGGGCGGCATGATATCCGGGAGTATCTCGGCCCGCTCCTGAAACTGAAAGACATGCCGGACGAGCTGCAACTCGCGGCCACCCTTGTCGGCAACGAAGACATTCCCCGCGACCGGGTCTTGGGCCTGATGCAAAAACTTGCGACGGACCCGGCCGCCGCCCGCAGAGAAATCGCGGATGCCGGAAAAATAGCCGCCCTTGAAGGCCGCTACCTGTTCGCCACCCGCATGGAAGGCGCGCGCGACTTCGTCCTGTTGCCCCTGGCAGGCATTCTGCCCGACGCGGTCCGGGCCGTGGAAAAACCGGGCACCATTCCGCTCGCGGCTTACGAGAAGACGGAAACAGAAAAAACGCTTTCTCGGAAACGGATGAAAGAACTGCTGCCGGAGGATTTCCGCTTGCGCTCGGAAGACGGCAAAAGTATGGTTCCCCTCCCGTTCCTGGAAAAGGGCGAGCGGCTGTACATGCTGCTGCCGGAAGGGCCGGGCGCGCGTATTTTTGCCGGCACCCCGCTGGACGCGCTGGCCTACGTCGGCCCGCGCGTGGCCGAGTATGCCCCGGACACGGCTGAAACTCTGTTTGCGCCATTCTTTATGGGAAACCGGGGCAAGGACACCTATCTTATTGCCGCCGCCTGCGGGCCGGAAGAGTTGGCCGCGCATCTCGGCAGCCTGAGCGTGGTGTCCTCGGCGCGTGAAAAAAGCCTTTACGGTCCGTTCGCTGACTTTGTCTGGAAGGAAGAAGACCAACGCCGGTGGCGGATCCACAGCAAACACCTCAAAGAAAAACTCCCCAAGGATATCCCGGGCGAAACTTTTCGCCTGGCCGCCGTCGGCGACGCCAACGCCCTCATTGCCCTGGCGCCCCTCGCGGATAAAAAAGGGCTGGAACGCTTGATGGGGCCCATCCGGGGCGTTTGGACGAAAGACAACGGCCGGTATGATGCCGAGCCCTGGGCCGAGATGCGCTACGCGCCCTCCGCCAAGGCGGAACCCTTCGCGCTGGGCAAATCCCCTGTCCTCGGCCTGAACACAACCGCGCTGAAAGCCCTGATAGCCGGGCAGGAAAAGTATCTCGTCCGCGCCTGGGCCGACTACGCCCTGCGCGGGCGCGAAGAGGCCGCCGATGACGACCGGCGCAAGGAACAGTACCGGGCGGCCATCGTGGAAACGGAAGCCAAGTTCGCGGCCATGCACGCCAGGGGCTTCGTCTCCCCCATGGATGCGGGCACGGCCCTCTACCTGCTGGAAGAATTCCGCAAGGACGCGGTCAAACTGGAAGCCATGCGCGCCGTTCTTGACGATACCGCCAAATCCTCGGCGCGGCGCGTGGCGGCCATGCAGGCCATAGCCTATAACTGA
- a CDS encoding hypothetical protein (Evidence 5 : No homology to any previously reported sequences), with amino-acid sequence MHPDSRFPEDMRTFIVTRRHVFLASLPSLARLFLGALAGIILFDCYTVCRDYGPDLILEHFGSWIPALLTSLWPMYCLFAGLCAFLYWCAGKQKVVGIPVRYGFDDTGVYIDDFYGSSYCRWELFNSTREGREFILLNDGARKILWPKAVWSDAELAAQRTLIREKVSPKRVCEP; translated from the coding sequence ATGCACCCTGATTCGCGGTTTCCCGAAGACATGCGGACCTTCATCGTCACGCGGCGGCACGTGTTCCTGGCGTCCCTCCCCTCGCTCGCCAGGCTCTTTCTGGGTGCCCTTGCGGGTATCATTCTGTTTGATTGCTACACGGTATGCCGTGATTACGGGCCGGACCTCATCCTGGAGCATTTCGGCTCCTGGATTCCTGCGCTTCTCACTTCCCTCTGGCCCATGTACTGCCTGTTCGCCGGGCTGTGCGCCTTTCTTTACTGGTGCGCCGGAAAGCAGAAGGTGGTCGGTATCCCGGTCCGGTACGGATTTGACGATACCGGCGTCTACATTGATGATTTCTACGGCTCTTCCTACTGCCGGTGGGAACTTTTCAACTCCACGCGCGAGGGGCGCGAATTTATCCTTCTCAATGACGGGGCCCGTAAGATACTCTGGCCGAAAGCCGTCTGGTCCGACGCGGAACTCGCGGCCCAGAGAACGCTTATCCGGGAGAAGGTTTCTCCCAAACGCGTGTGCGAACCATGA
- the appB gene encoding Oligopeptide transport system permease protein AppB, which produces MTQTTMTIPAKNSGSPWSALARRAFRRLMLLLCVFLGITVISFAVIHLAPGSPVDLETTMNPLADQDARARLQKLYGLDKPLHIQYGNWLVSLVKLDFGNSLSGDRRPVLTLIGERLPLTVGMNVVALFLTLCIAIPLGCFSARYRGSPFDFSITVFVFIGFAMPGFWLALILIQYCAIEWQLFPISGLTSLNFASLSTWDKTLDLARHLALPIAVYTFGSLAQVSRFMRSSMLEVLRQDYITTARAKGLSGRVVLFGHALRNALLPVITLLGLSIPGLIGGSVIIETIFALPGLGQLFYSAVMMRDYPLIMGNLVLGAFLTLAGNLVADLCYGVADPRIRSGADNGGAGGAS; this is translated from the coding sequence ATGACCCAGACGACCATGACCATTCCCGCGAAGAATTCCGGCAGCCCCTGGAGCGCGTTGGCGCGCAGGGCGTTTCGCCGTTTGATGCTGCTGTTGTGCGTGTTTCTCGGCATCACCGTCATCAGCTTCGCGGTCATCCATCTTGCGCCGGGCTCTCCGGTGGACCTGGAAACCACCATGAACCCCCTGGCGGACCAGGACGCCCGCGCGCGGCTGCAAAAACTGTACGGCCTGGACAAGCCCCTGCACATTCAGTACGGCAACTGGCTCGTATCGCTGGTCAAGCTCGATTTCGGCAATTCCCTTTCCGGTGACAGGCGGCCCGTTCTGACCCTCATCGGCGAACGGCTGCCCCTGACCGTGGGCATGAACGTGGTGGCCCTCTTCCTCACGCTTTGTATCGCCATCCCCCTTGGGTGTTTTTCCGCGCGCTACAGGGGCAGCCCCTTTGATTTTTCCATCACGGTCTTCGTGTTCATCGGCTTTGCCATGCCGGGATTCTGGCTGGCCCTCATCCTGATCCAATATTGCGCCATCGAGTGGCAGCTTTTCCCGATTTCCGGCCTGACCTCGCTGAACTTCGCCTCGCTTTCAACCTGGGACAAAACCCTGGACCTGGCCCGGCACCTGGCCCTGCCCATCGCGGTCTATACCTTCGGGAGCCTCGCCCAGGTTTCGCGGTTCATGCGTTCCTCCATGCTCGAAGTGCTGCGCCAGGACTACATCACAACGGCGCGGGCCAAGGGCCTTTCCGGCCGGGTCGTGCTGTTCGGCCACGCGCTGCGCAACGCGTTGCTGCCCGTCATAACCCTGCTGGGGCTTTCCATCCCCGGCCTTATCGGCGGCAGCGTCATCATTGAGACCATCTTCGCCCTGCCGGGCCTGGGGCAGCTTTTTTACAGCGCGGTCATGATGCGCGACTACCCTTTGATTATGGGCAACCTCGTGCTGGGCGCATTTTTGACGCTGGCCGGGAACCTGGTCGCGGACCTCTGCTACGGCGTGGCGGACCCGCGCATCCGGTCCGGCGCGGACAACGGCGGCGCCGGAGGCGCGTCATGA